The Nitrospira sp. genome window below encodes:
- the atpD gene encoding F0F1 ATP synthase subunit beta — MNTGKVIQVIGPVVDVEFPPGRLPNIYNAIKVTQEENKAAGKPVVNITLEVAQHLGENRVRGVAMSSTDGLTRGMDVQDTGAPISVPVGRETLGRLINVLGEPVDEKGPIKAKNNYPIHRPAPKLEDQETKTEVLETGIKVVDLLEPYSKGGKVGLFGGAGVGKTVIIMELINNIALHHGGFSVFAGVGERTREGNDLWHEMQESKVIDPDDYTKSKAALVYGQMNEPPGARLRVALTGLAVAEFFRDEENQDVLLFVDNIFRFTQAGSEVSALLGRMPSAVGYQPTLSTEMGALQERITSTKRGSITSVQAIYVPADDLTDPAPATAFAHLDATTVLSRSLAELGIYPAVDPLDSTSRILDLQIIGDEHYKVARGVQSVLQRYKDLQDIIAILGMDELSEDDKMVVARARKIQRFLSQPFHVAEAFTGAPGKYVKLKDTVRSFKEILEGKYDHLPEQAFYMVGPIEEAVAKAEKMGVKV, encoded by the coding sequence ATGAACACGGGTAAAGTCATACAAGTCATCGGACCGGTCGTGGACGTGGAATTCCCTCCCGGCCGGCTACCCAACATCTACAATGCGATCAAGGTGACGCAAGAAGAGAATAAGGCTGCGGGCAAGCCCGTTGTGAATATCACGCTTGAAGTCGCCCAACATCTCGGCGAAAACCGTGTGCGTGGGGTCGCCATGTCTTCGACCGACGGGTTGACGCGCGGCATGGATGTACAGGATACCGGAGCTCCGATCTCGGTGCCGGTCGGACGCGAAACCCTCGGCCGTCTCATCAACGTGCTCGGTGAGCCGGTCGACGAAAAGGGACCGATCAAGGCGAAGAATAACTACCCGATTCATCGCCCTGCTCCCAAGCTCGAAGATCAGGAAACCAAGACAGAAGTGCTGGAGACCGGTATCAAAGTCGTCGATTTACTCGAACCCTACAGCAAGGGCGGCAAGGTCGGACTGTTCGGCGGCGCCGGGGTGGGTAAGACCGTCATCATCATGGAACTGATCAATAACATCGCGTTGCACCACGGCGGATTTTCTGTGTTCGCCGGTGTCGGGGAGCGAACCCGCGAAGGAAACGATCTCTGGCACGAAATGCAGGAGTCGAAGGTCATCGACCCGGACGATTACACGAAGTCGAAGGCCGCTCTCGTGTATGGACAGATGAACGAGCCTCCCGGAGCCCGTCTCCGCGTCGCGTTGACCGGCTTGGCCGTCGCCGAATTCTTTCGCGACGAGGAGAATCAAGATGTGTTGCTGTTCGTCGATAATATCTTCCGATTTACCCAGGCCGGTTCGGAAGTATCCGCGTTGCTGGGCCGCATGCCATCCGCAGTGGGATATCAGCCGACTCTCTCGACGGAGATGGGTGCGTTACAAGAGCGCATTACGTCGACCAAGCGAGGTTCGATCACCTCCGTGCAGGCCATCTACGTGCCGGCCGACGACTTGACTGACCCTGCTCCGGCGACGGCGTTTGCACACTTGGATGCGACCACCGTGTTGTCCCGATCCCTCGCTGAGTTAGGGATTTATCCGGCGGTCGATCCTCTAGACTCGACTTCGCGTATTCTTGATCTACAGATCATCGGGGATGAGCATTACAAGGTTGCGCGCGGCGTACAGTCCGTCCTCCAGCGATACAAGGACCTTCAAGACATTATTGCGATTCTTGGGATGGACGAGTTGTCGGAAGATGACAAAATGGTCGTGGCTCGCGCCCGGAAGATCCAGCGCTTCCTGTCGCAGCCCTTCCACGTCGCCGAAGCGTTTACCGGCGCCCCAGGCAAGTACGTCAAACTCAAGGATACGGTCCGTAGCTTCAAAGAGATTCTCGAGGGCAAGTATGATCACTTGCCGGAGCAAGCCTTCTACATGGTCGGCCCGATCGAAGAAGCGGTGGCCAAAGCCGAGAAAATGGGAGTGAAGGTTTAG
- a CDS encoding F0F1 ATP synthase subunit epsilon — MAGKILLEVVTPEKQLLSQQVDEVIAPGSEGEFGVLPGHCHFLSTLRIGELRYRVNGHVHSMAVLWGFAEVTPTKVTVMAEIAEKAEDIDVDRATAKVAEAERRLQAGGLPSEVKEAEISLEKARLRKKIAERTRKIGHA, encoded by the coding sequence ATGGCGGGAAAGATTCTATTGGAAGTCGTGACGCCGGAGAAGCAGCTGCTGAGCCAGCAGGTGGATGAAGTCATTGCCCCTGGGTCTGAAGGAGAATTCGGCGTCCTCCCGGGACACTGCCATTTCCTGTCAACCCTTCGCATCGGCGAACTTCGTTATCGTGTTAATGGTCACGTCCATTCAATGGCCGTTCTGTGGGGCTTTGCTGAAGTCACCCCGACTAAAGTCACGGTCATGGCCGAAATCGCGGAAAAAGCGGAAGACATCGATGTAGACCGTGCGACGGCCAAAGTCGCTGAGGCGGAGCGACGTCTTCAAGCGGGCGGCTTGCCGTCCGAAGTCAAAGAAGCCGAGATCAGTCTCGAAAAGGCTCGGCTTCGCAAGAAGATCGCCGAGCGGACGAGAAAGATCGGCCACGCCTAG
- a CDS encoding DUF3365 domain-containing protein yields the protein MMSSKTLWWRAALLGFAVGCATVLWPARAVPETAAITLPIETVADYIHAVIEADRDIYTKHVVERMQAKGVVVASENWEQKHTLPLPAQFLLESGRYNDKRGLGMHYRLISLWPINKRNIATNAMESIGLGTIMAQPNRPYTGVTRVADKRYFEAVYADLAVTQACIGCHNAHPDSPKRDFKLNDVMGAIVISIELRQPATEASSHDGY from the coding sequence ATGATGTCCTCCAAAACATTGTGGTGGAGAGCCGCCCTGCTGGGATTTGCAGTAGGATGCGCGACCGTCCTTTGGCCGGCTCGCGCTGTTCCTGAAACGGCAGCGATCACCCTCCCGATCGAAACGGTGGCCGACTATATCCACGCCGTCATCGAGGCCGACCGAGATATCTATACCAAACATGTCGTGGAGCGTATGCAAGCGAAAGGTGTGGTCGTCGCATCGGAAAACTGGGAACAGAAGCATACGTTGCCCCTACCCGCTCAATTCCTGTTGGAATCGGGACGGTACAACGACAAGCGAGGCCTCGGCATGCATTACCGGCTGATCAGCTTGTGGCCGATCAACAAGCGCAATATAGCGACGAATGCCATGGAAAGCATCGGACTCGGGACCATCATGGCTCAACCCAACCGTCCCTACACCGGAGTCACGAGGGTGGCTGATAAGCGGTATTTTGAGGCGGTGTATGCCGATCTGGCCGTCACACAGGCTTGTATCGGCTGTCACAATGCTCATCCCGACAGCCCGAAGCGTGACTTCAAGCTCAACGATGTCATGGGCGCGATCGTGATCAGTATTGAGTTGAGACAACCGGCAACAGAGGCGTCCAGCCACGATGGCTACTGA
- a CDS encoding GNAT family protein, whose translation MQLPCEAKLKDGTPIELVLAGNQDLPLLARLYDRIVAEGTSYPHERPLSQDEFQDYWVRGKSTVVAYERPRKDKADLLGAFYLKPNWPGRARHVANAGFIVAPEWRNRGVAWLLGAVMLDYAKELGYRSVIFNLVFSENQVARHLWEKLGFRLLGVIPGAVRMDDSQYQDAIIMFRSLI comes from the coding sequence ATGCAGCTCCCATGTGAAGCCAAACTGAAAGACGGCACCCCAATTGAGCTGGTGCTGGCAGGAAACCAGGATTTGCCCCTGCTCGCCAGGCTCTATGATCGAATCGTCGCCGAGGGCACGTCGTACCCCCACGAGCGTCCATTGAGCCAGGACGAATTTCAGGATTATTGGGTACGGGGTAAGAGCACGGTGGTAGCCTACGAACGGCCGCGGAAGGACAAGGCCGATCTGCTCGGAGCCTTCTATCTCAAACCGAATTGGCCCGGGCGGGCACGGCATGTTGCGAATGCAGGATTCATTGTCGCCCCGGAGTGGCGGAATCGCGGGGTAGCTTGGCTGCTCGGCGCCGTGATGCTCGACTACGCCAAAGAACTTGGGTATCGCAGTGTGATCTTCAACCTCGTTTTTTCCGAAAATCAGGTCGCGCGTCACTTGTGGGAGAAGCTCGGTTTCCGTCTACTCGGCGTGATTCCCGGTGCGGTTCGCATGGACGACAGTCAGTACCAAGACGCGATCATTATGTTTCGCTCGTTGATCTAG
- a CDS encoding class I SAM-dependent methyltransferase yields the protein MSTQPIWNPQQYAEHARFVTDLGAPLIDMLAPKPGERVLDLGCGDGVLTRQLLDLGCDVVGIDSSQAMVETAKALGVHAQVIDGHRLPFHQEFDAVFSNAALHWMVKPDEALCGIRHALRPGGRLVAEFGGKGNLTNLLAGLHKVLKTYGCDPTIIQPWYFPTAEEYGARLERQGFQVITINLFPRPTGLPGDITKWLEMFAQPFFDLIPSASQAEFIARVRETLRPVLANPDGRWTVDYVRLRCHAVKPTVG from the coding sequence ATGTCAACACAACCAATCTGGAATCCTCAACAATACGCAGAGCATGCGCGGTTTGTGACTGACCTCGGCGCGCCCCTGATTGACATGCTGGCTCCCAAACCGGGCGAACGTGTCCTGGATCTTGGTTGCGGCGACGGGGTGTTGACGAGGCAGCTCCTAGACCTTGGGTGCGATGTCGTCGGAATAGATTCGAGCCAGGCGATGGTCGAGACGGCGAAGGCTCTCGGCGTCCATGCTCAGGTGATCGATGGGCACCGGCTTCCCTTCCACCAGGAGTTCGATGCGGTCTTCAGCAACGCGGCCCTGCATTGGATGGTGAAACCGGACGAAGCGCTGTGCGGTATCCGGCACGCATTACGCCCAGGTGGCCGGCTCGTGGCAGAGTTCGGGGGGAAAGGCAACCTCACCAACCTGCTGGCCGGGCTTCACAAAGTTCTCAAGACCTACGGGTGCGATCCTACGATCATTCAGCCCTGGTACTTCCCGACCGCAGAGGAGTATGGTGCGAGGCTGGAACGGCAAGGGTTTCAGGTCATCACAATCAACCTGTTTCCTCGCCCGACCGGCTTACCGGGCGATATCACGAAGTGGTTGGAAATGTTCGCCCAGCCCTTTTTTGATCTCATCCCCAGCGCGAGTCAAGCAGAATTCATTGCACGAGTGCGTGAGACGCTGCGACCGGTGTTGGCAAATCCAGATGGCCGCTGGACGGTTGATTATGTCCGCTTGCGTTGCCACGCCGTCAAGCCGACCGTTGGGTGA
- a CDS encoding peptidase, translating to MTYCVGVMVESGLVLASDSRTNAGVDQIGNFRKMTVFERPGDRVIVMLSSGNLAVTQGVVALLEQGGQMYQHNIWSCGSMYDVACLVGETMRGVQNRDGPYLLQHNIDASAAFILGGQIYGERHRLFNLYTEGNFIEATPDTLYCQNGEVKYGKPIIDRVVTYSTGLMEAAKCVLISFDSTMRSNISVGPPIDLLCYERDSLKVALQRRLGDHDSYFDNMREQWGAGLKRLFSELPDPHWNN from the coding sequence ATGACGTATTGTGTGGGGGTCATGGTCGAGTCGGGCTTGGTGCTCGCGTCCGACTCACGGACCAATGCGGGCGTAGATCAAATCGGCAACTTTCGGAAAATGACGGTGTTTGAGCGCCCAGGTGATCGGGTGATCGTGATGCTCAGTTCCGGCAATCTGGCGGTGACCCAGGGGGTGGTGGCCCTGCTGGAACAGGGGGGGCAGATGTACCAGCACAACATCTGGAGCTGCGGCTCCATGTATGATGTCGCCTGCCTCGTGGGCGAGACCATGCGCGGGGTGCAGAACCGAGACGGACCCTATCTGTTGCAACACAATATCGATGCCAGTGCCGCGTTTATCCTGGGAGGGCAGATCTACGGCGAGCGGCACCGGTTGTTCAATCTCTATACGGAAGGCAATTTCATTGAAGCAACGCCGGATACGCTCTACTGCCAGAACGGGGAGGTCAAGTATGGGAAGCCGATCATCGACCGAGTGGTCACCTATTCGACCGGCCTGATGGAGGCGGCGAAATGCGTCCTGATCTCCTTTGACTCCACGATGCGCAGCAACATCTCCGTCGGTCCGCCGATCGACTTACTGTGTTATGAACGAGATAGCCTCAAGGTCGCCCTCCAACGACGACTCGGAGACCATGACTCCTATTTCGACAACATGCGCGAGCAATGGGGAGCTGGGTTGAA